A section of the Stenotrophomonas acidaminiphila genome encodes:
- a CDS encoding potassium-transporting ATPase subunit C, giving the protein MFSSSWYSAHDPKTSIALWRPAIGLTLFALLGTGLAYATLATGIAGTLFPAQADGSLVRDADGRVRGSLLLAQPFAGDGYFQARPSASGYDPMAAAGSNLARGNPQLAQRVAAATAAVAAREGVAAAQVPGDLVTASASGLDPELSPAAARLQVARVARARGWPQQRVQALLERHVQAPGWGVLGQPRVNVIALNLALDAAAHAP; this is encoded by the coding sequence ATCTTCTCCTCGTCCTGGTACTCGGCGCATGACCCCAAGACCTCCATTGCCCTGTGGCGCCCGGCCATCGGCCTGACCCTGTTCGCCCTGCTCGGCACCGGCCTGGCCTATGCCACGCTCGCCACCGGCATCGCCGGCACCCTGTTCCCGGCCCAGGCCGACGGCAGCCTGGTCCGCGATGCGGACGGCCGCGTGCGTGGTTCGCTGCTGCTGGCGCAGCCGTTCGCCGGCGACGGCTACTTCCAGGCGCGGCCATCGGCCAGCGGCTACGACCCGATGGCCGCCGCCGGCAGCAACCTGGCGCGCGGCAACCCGCAACTGGCGCAGCGCGTGGCCGCTGCCACCGCCGCGGTGGCGGCGCGCGAAGGGGTCGCGGCGGCGCAGGTGCCCGGCGACCTGGTCACCGCCTCCGCCAGCGGCCTCGACCCGGAGCTGTCGCCTGCCGCCGCACGGCTGCAGGTGGCCCGCGTGGCGCGGGCGCGCGGCTGGCCGCAACAGCGCGTGCAAGCCCTGCTGGAGCGCCACGTGCAGGCGCCCGGGTGGGGCGTGCTGGGGCAGCCGCGGGTGAATGTGATCGCGCTGAACCTGGCCCTGGATGCGGCCGCGCATGCGCCCTGA
- a CDS encoding potassium-transporting ATPase subunit B: MHERFDELPCFPPGHAPPPLLDAAGWRQALRESVRKLAPAHLLHNPVMAVVMAGTVLALLLTLGGQAPLGFGLAVTAILLLTVLFGNFAEAVAEARGRGQASALRRARQDLVARRLAAPRFGAAESAVAAAALRPGDHVIVSAGEFVPADGEIVQGLATINEAAVTGESAPVLREAGTDRSGVIGGTKVLSDQIVVRVTAEPGHSFLDRMIALVEGANRQKTPNEIALTLLLAAMSLTFLVVVATLPAIAAAVGVRLDPLLLIALLVCLIPTTIGGLLPAIGIAGMNRALQANVLAKSGKAVEVAGDVDVLLLDKTGTITYGDRQASAFHPLAGIEAGHLREAALLSSLADPTPEGRSIVRLAREQGCTTGEPDRADYLAFSAQTRMSGVDLADGRRIRKGAADAITAHVSALGGNVPNELQARVDQVARGGATPLVVCEGRHVLGVVELADVVKHGMREKFAQLRAMGIRTVMITGDNPLTAAAIAAEAGVDDYIAQARPEDKLARIRSEQAGGRLVAMVGDGTNDAPALAQADIGLAMNSGTQAAKEAGNMVDLDSDPAKLLAVVEVGKQQLITRGALTTFSLANDVSKYFAILPALFAAAIPSMAALNVMQLSSPRNAVLAALVFNALVIPALIPLALRGVRFRPATATALLRRNMLVYGLGGVLLPFAAIKAIDLLLVLVLGA; the protein is encoded by the coding sequence ATCCATGAGCGCTTCGATGAACTCCCCTGTTTCCCGCCCGGCCACGCGCCGCCCCCGCTGCTGGACGCCGCCGGCTGGCGCCAGGCGCTGCGCGAATCCGTGCGCAAGCTCGCGCCCGCGCACCTGCTGCACAACCCGGTGATGGCCGTGGTCATGGCCGGCACCGTGCTGGCGCTGCTGCTCACCCTCGGCGGCCAGGCGCCGCTGGGCTTCGGCCTGGCGGTCACCGCGATCCTGCTGCTGACGGTGCTGTTCGGCAACTTCGCCGAAGCCGTGGCCGAGGCGCGTGGGCGCGGCCAGGCATCGGCGCTGCGGCGCGCGCGCCAGGACCTGGTGGCACGCCGCCTGGCGGCACCGCGGTTCGGTGCGGCCGAAAGCGCGGTCGCCGCCGCGGCGCTGCGCCCGGGCGACCACGTGATCGTCAGCGCCGGCGAGTTCGTGCCGGCCGACGGCGAGATCGTGCAGGGCCTGGCCACCATCAACGAGGCCGCCGTCACCGGCGAGTCGGCACCGGTGCTGCGCGAGGCCGGTACCGACCGCTCCGGCGTGATCGGCGGCACCAAGGTGCTGTCCGACCAGATCGTGGTGCGCGTCACCGCCGAGCCCGGGCACAGCTTCCTGGACCGCATGATCGCGCTGGTGGAGGGCGCCAACCGGCAGAAGACGCCGAACGAGATCGCCCTGACCCTGCTGCTGGCGGCGATGTCGCTGACCTTCCTGGTGGTGGTGGCGACGCTGCCGGCGATCGCCGCCGCCGTCGGCGTGCGGCTCGATCCGCTGCTGCTGATCGCGCTGCTGGTGTGCCTGATCCCAACCACCATCGGCGGGCTGCTGCCGGCCATCGGCATCGCCGGCATGAACCGCGCGCTGCAGGCCAACGTGCTGGCCAAGTCGGGCAAGGCGGTGGAAGTGGCCGGCGACGTGGACGTGCTGCTGCTCGACAAGACCGGCACCATCACCTACGGCGACCGCCAGGCCAGCGCCTTCCACCCGCTGGCGGGCATCGAGGCCGGGCACCTGCGCGAGGCCGCACTGCTGTCCTCACTGGCCGACCCGACCCCGGAGGGCAGGTCGATCGTGCGCCTGGCGCGCGAGCAGGGCTGCACCACCGGCGAGCCGGACCGGGCCGACTACCTGGCGTTCAGCGCGCAGACGCGCATGTCGGGCGTGGACCTGGCCGACGGACGGCGCATCCGCAAGGGCGCGGCCGACGCCATCACCGCGCACGTGTCGGCACTGGGCGGCAACGTCCCCAACGAACTGCAGGCGCGCGTGGACCAGGTGGCGCGCGGCGGCGCCACCCCGCTGGTGGTATGCGAAGGCCGGCATGTGCTGGGCGTGGTCGAGCTGGCCGACGTGGTCAAGCACGGCATGCGCGAGAAGTTCGCGCAGCTGCGGGCGATGGGCATCCGCACGGTGATGATCACCGGCGACAACCCGCTGACCGCCGCGGCCATCGCCGCCGAAGCCGGCGTGGACGACTACATCGCCCAGGCCCGGCCCGAGGACAAGCTGGCGCGGATCCGCAGCGAACAGGCGGGCGGGCGACTGGTGGCGATGGTTGGCGACGGCACCAACGACGCCCCGGCGCTGGCCCAGGCCGACATCGGCCTGGCGATGAACTCCGGCACCCAGGCCGCCAAGGAGGCCGGCAACATGGTCGACCTGGACTCGGATCCGGCCAAGCTGCTGGCGGTGGTCGAGGTGGGCAAGCAGCAGCTGATCACCCGCGGCGCGCTGACCACCTTTTCGCTGGCCAACGACGTATCCAAGTACTTCGCGATCCTGCCGGCGCTGTTCGCCGCGGCGATCCCGTCGATGGCGGCGTTGAACGTGATGCAGCTGTCCAGCCCGCGCAACGCGGTGCTGGCGGCGCTGGTGTTCAACGCGCTGGTGATTCCGGCGCTGATCCCGCTGGCATTGCGCGGCGTGCGCTTCCGCCCGGCCACCGCCACCGCGCTGCTGCGCCGGAACATGCTGGTCTACGGCCTGGGCGGGGTACTGCTGCCGTTCGCGGCGATCAAGGCCATCGATCTTCTCCTCGTCCTGGTACTCGGCGCATGA
- a CDS encoding potassium-transporting ATPase subunit KdpA: MTEALVILLAGIALAWPLGLYLARLMRGAPMRIDPLFGWIEKPLYRLLGVDPGRAMSWRGYALAFLASNLVLAVPTLAVFMTQAWLPLNPDHVPNLRWDTALHTMVSFLTNTNQQHYSGQAQLSYLSQMTAITGLQVITPMMGLALAVATLRALFARAPGQQSGARAAAAPVTVGNYYVDVVRLCLRFLLPLCLVWTLLLTWQGVPSTLAAGPQATPIDASAGMATQKIPLGPVAAMVAAKQLGANGGGWYGPNSSFPLENPTPLSNALELVGIVLLPMAVVFMIGAFTGRRRFGALVLGCMLGMSLLSTFGTVWLEGHGASAASPLLMEGKEVRFGADGTALWATLTTQVQNGSVNGMQDSMSPLAGMASLVNMLVGAIWGGIGCGLQQFLVYLMLAVFLAGLMTGRTPELFGRKLETPQVRLLALLVLLQPITLLGMTALTLAIPGLAGISNPGFHGITQVFYEFTSAYANNGSGFEGLADNTVWWNLSCALVLALGRFPVLIVPLAIAAQLAGKRQAPQGAGSLQIETPTFALTLVCVIVVLTVLQFMPALVLGPVADHLGLALQGA; encoded by the coding sequence ATGACCGAAGCCCTTGTCATCCTGCTGGCCGGCATCGCCCTGGCGTGGCCGCTGGGCCTGTACCTGGCGCGGCTGATGCGCGGTGCGCCGATGCGCATCGACCCGTTGTTCGGCTGGATCGAAAAGCCGCTGTACCGGCTGCTGGGCGTCGACCCGGGGCGTGCCATGTCCTGGCGCGGCTATGCCCTCGCCTTCCTCGCCAGCAACCTGGTGCTGGCCGTGCCGACGCTGGCGGTGTTCATGACCCAGGCCTGGCTGCCACTCAACCCGGACCATGTTCCCAACCTGCGCTGGGACACCGCGCTGCACACGATGGTGTCGTTCCTGACCAACACCAACCAGCAGCACTACAGCGGCCAGGCCCAGCTGTCCTACCTGTCGCAGATGACCGCCATCACCGGCCTGCAGGTGATCACCCCGATGATGGGCCTGGCGCTGGCGGTGGCCACGCTGCGGGCGCTGTTCGCCCGGGCGCCGGGCCAGCAGTCCGGTGCCCGGGCGGCGGCCGCGCCGGTCACGGTCGGCAACTATTACGTCGACGTGGTGCGCCTGTGCCTGCGCTTCCTGCTGCCACTGTGCCTGGTATGGACCCTGCTGCTGACCTGGCAGGGCGTGCCCTCGACGCTGGCCGCGGGCCCGCAGGCCACGCCGATCGATGCCAGCGCCGGCATGGCGACGCAGAAGATCCCGCTGGGCCCGGTGGCGGCGATGGTCGCGGCCAAGCAGCTCGGCGCCAATGGCGGCGGCTGGTACGGGCCGAACAGCAGCTTTCCGCTGGAGAACCCCACCCCGCTGTCCAACGCGCTGGAGCTGGTCGGCATCGTGCTGCTACCGATGGCGGTGGTGTTCATGATCGGCGCCTTCACCGGCCGCCGCCGCTTCGGCGCGCTGGTGCTCGGCTGCATGCTCGGCATGTCGCTGCTGTCCACCTTCGGCACGGTGTGGCTGGAAGGGCACGGCGCCAGCGCTGCCAGCCCGTTGCTGATGGAGGGCAAGGAGGTCCGCTTCGGCGCCGACGGCACCGCGCTGTGGGCCACGCTCACCACGCAGGTGCAGAACGGGTCGGTCAACGGCATGCAGGATTCGATGAGTCCGCTGGCCGGCATGGCGTCGCTGGTCAACATGCTGGTCGGCGCCATCTGGGGCGGCATCGGCTGCGGCCTGCAGCAGTTCCTGGTGTACCTGATGCTGGCGGTGTTCCTGGCCGGACTGATGACCGGGCGCACGCCCGAGCTGTTCGGCCGCAAGCTGGAAACGCCCCAGGTACGGCTGCTCGCCCTGCTGGTGCTGCTGCAGCCGATCACCCTGCTCGGCATGACCGCGCTGACCCTGGCCATTCCCGGCCTGGCCGGTATCTCCAACCCCGGCTTCCATGGCATCACCCAGGTGTTCTACGAGTTCACCTCGGCCTATGCCAACAACGGCTCGGGCTTTGAAGGACTGGCCGACAACACGGTCTGGTGGAACCTCAGCTGCGCGCTGGTGCTGGCGCTGGGCCGGTTCCCGGTGCTGATCGTGCCGCTGGCCATCGCCGCGCAGCTGGCCGGCAAGCGGCAGGCGCCGCAGGGCGCCGGCAGCCTGCAGATAGAAACCCCGACCTTCGCCCTGACCCTGGTCTGCGTGATCGTCGTCCTCACCGTGCTGCAGTTCATGCCGGCACTGGTGCTCGGCCCGGTGGCCGACCACCTGGGCCTGGCGCTGCAGGGAGCCTGA
- a CDS encoding orotate phosphoribosyltransferase has protein sequence MSDHRSRFLQLALNADALRFGQFTLKSGRVSPYFFNAGRFDTGLALAQLGNCYADAVESSGVAFDQLFGPAYKGIPLATAIACEFSHRGRNLPLTFNRKEAKDHGEGGTLIGADMAGKRILIVDDVITAGTAIREALAIIRAANGIPAGIVVALDRQEIASEEDRRSAAQAVAAETGIPVIAVANLADLLAFASGNPELVGYREPLLAYRARYGSNPTG, from the coding sequence ATGAGTGACCATCGTTCCCGCTTCCTGCAGCTGGCGCTGAACGCCGATGCCCTCCGCTTCGGCCAGTTCACCCTCAAGTCCGGCCGGGTAAGCCCCTATTTCTTCAATGCCGGCCGTTTCGACACCGGCCTGGCGCTGGCCCAGCTGGGCAACTGCTACGCCGACGCGGTGGAATCCTCCGGCGTCGCCTTCGACCAGCTGTTCGGCCCCGCCTACAAGGGCATCCCGCTGGCCACCGCCATCGCCTGCGAGTTCTCGCACCGCGGCCGCAACCTGCCGCTGACCTTCAACCGCAAGGAAGCCAAGGACCACGGCGAGGGCGGCACCCTGATCGGCGCCGACATGGCCGGCAAGCGCATCCTGATCGTCGACGACGTGATCACCGCCGGTACCGCCATCCGCGAGGCGCTGGCCATCATCCGCGCCGCCAACGGCATCCCCGCCGGCATCGTGGTCGCCCTGGACCGCCAGGAGATCGCCTCGGAGGAGGACCGCCGCTCGGCCGCCCAGGCCGTGGCCGCCGAGACCGGCATCCCGGTGATCGCCGTGGCCAACCTGGCCGACCTGCTTGCATTCGCGTCCGGGAACCCGGAACTTGTCGGCTACCGCGAACCGTTGCTGGCCTACCGGGCCCGTTACGGAAGCAATCCAACGGGCTGA
- a CDS encoding exodeoxyribonuclease III gives MRIISFNANGIRSATTKGFGTWFAGQQADVLCIQETKAQESQLSDPLFRPDGHHCFYRDAITKKGYSGVAIWSRREPDEVRTELGWAPFDDEGRYIEARFGNLSVVSFYIPSGSSGELRQGFKFEVMEWLRPILDQWLASGRDYVLCGDWNIVRTALDIRNWKSNQKNSGCLPEERDWLNGLCADLPGEHDPGAGRGWVDAYRVLHPQGQDYTWWSNRGAARANNVGWRIDYQLVTPGLRGRLRGCSIYRDERFSDHAPFSVDYDL, from the coding sequence ATGCGCATCATCAGTTTCAACGCCAACGGCATCCGTTCGGCCACCACCAAGGGCTTCGGCACCTGGTTCGCCGGCCAGCAGGCCGACGTGCTGTGCATCCAGGAGACCAAGGCGCAGGAGTCGCAGCTGTCCGACCCGCTGTTCCGCCCCGATGGCCACCACTGTTTCTACCGCGACGCCATCACCAAGAAGGGCTACAGCGGGGTGGCGATCTGGAGCCGGCGCGAGCCGGACGAGGTCCGCACCGAGCTGGGCTGGGCCCCGTTCGACGACGAGGGCCGCTACATCGAGGCCCGCTTCGGCAACCTGAGCGTGGTCTCCTTCTATATCCCGTCCGGCTCGTCGGGCGAGCTGCGCCAGGGCTTCAAGTTCGAGGTGATGGAATGGCTGCGGCCGATCCTCGACCAGTGGCTGGCCAGCGGCCGCGACTACGTGCTGTGCGGGGACTGGAACATCGTGCGCACCGCCCTGGACATCAGGAACTGGAAGTCCAACCAGAAGAATTCCGGCTGCCTGCCCGAGGAGCGCGACTGGCTCAACGGCCTGTGCGCCGACCTGCCCGGGGAGCATGACCCGGGCGCCGGCCGCGGCTGGGTGGACGCCTATCGCGTGCTGCACCCGCAGGGGCAGGACTACACGTGGTGGAGCAACCGGGGCGCGGCGCGCGCCAACAACGTCGGTTGGCGCATCGACTACCAGCTGGTCACCCCCGGCCTGCGCGGGCGCCTGCGCGGCTGCTCGATCTACCGCGACGAGCGCTTCTCCGACCACGCCCCGTTCAGCGTGGACTACGACCTGTGA
- a CDS encoding MFS transporter, translating to MSEAAPKRRQGWREVMGNLRQRKVLAMLLLGFSSGLPIYLVGNTLGFWMRKEGIELDTIGFLSWVGLAYSMKFLWAPIVDKTDVPVLGRVFGRRRGWMLLSQLLAGLALVGMALVQPKGGDMLVLGLSVEHLLVFGVLATVVAFASATQDIVIDAWRIESASSSEQLGLLTASSALGYRTALLVTDALILIIAARVGWQVSYEIMAALMGLGVAAVLLAREPARAVLAVHDQAARLWTPRGLFDAVIGPFVMFFREYRSGALLILAAISIYRMADFVMGPMANPFYVDLGLDEDTVGAVRGSVGLVATFFGIALAGVISVRWGVMAALLVGAVLGPCSNLAFAWMAYVGPGKLEFAIAMAVDNLSSGFAGTALIAYMSSLTSIGYTATQYALLSSFYAMPGKALKGLSGMTVQYLAQGRTLLEGYALFFVGTALLAIPVLLLCVALAAMQARKATTSG from the coding sequence GTGAGCGAGGCCGCGCCGAAGCGCCGCCAGGGCTGGCGGGAGGTGATGGGCAACCTGCGCCAGCGCAAGGTGCTGGCGATGCTGCTGCTGGGCTTCAGTTCCGGCCTGCCGATCTACCTGGTCGGCAATACGCTCGGCTTCTGGATGCGCAAGGAAGGCATCGAGCTGGACACCATCGGCTTCCTGTCCTGGGTGGGCCTGGCGTACTCGATGAAGTTCCTGTGGGCGCCGATCGTCGACAAGACCGACGTGCCGGTGCTGGGGCGGGTGTTCGGGCGCCGACGTGGCTGGATGCTGCTGTCGCAGCTGCTCGCCGGCCTGGCCCTGGTCGGCATGGCGCTGGTGCAGCCCAAGGGCGGCGACATGCTGGTGCTGGGCCTGTCGGTGGAGCACCTGCTGGTGTTCGGGGTGCTGGCCACCGTGGTGGCGTTCGCCTCGGCCACCCAGGACATCGTCATCGACGCCTGGCGCATCGAGAGCGCCAGCAGCAGCGAGCAGCTCGGCCTGCTGACCGCCTCCTCGGCGCTGGGCTACCGCACCGCGCTGCTGGTCACCGACGCGCTGATCCTGATCATCGCCGCGCGCGTGGGCTGGCAGGTGTCCTACGAGATCATGGCGGCGCTGATGGGCCTGGGCGTGGCCGCGGTGCTGCTGGCGCGCGAACCGGCGCGGGCGGTGCTCGCCGTGCACGACCAGGCCGCCCGGCTGTGGACCCCGCGCGGCCTGTTCGACGCGGTGATCGGCCCGTTCGTGATGTTCTTCCGCGAGTACCGCAGCGGCGCGCTGCTGATCCTGGCGGCGATCAGCATCTACCGCATGGCCGACTTCGTGATGGGCCCCATGGCCAACCCGTTCTACGTCGACCTCGGTCTGGACGAGGACACGGTGGGCGCGGTGCGCGGCTCGGTCGGCCTGGTGGCCACGTTCTTCGGCATCGCCCTGGCCGGGGTGATCTCGGTGCGCTGGGGGGTGATGGCGGCGCTGCTGGTCGGCGCGGTGCTCGGCCCCTGCTCGAACCTGGCGTTCGCATGGATGGCCTACGTCGGCCCGGGCAAGCTGGAGTTCGCCATTGCCATGGCGGTGGACAACCTGTCCAGCGGCTTCGCCGGCACCGCCCTGATCGCCTACATGTCCAGCCTGACCAGCATCGGCTACACCGCGACCCAATATGCGTTGCTCAGCTCGTTCTACGCGATGCCGGGCAAGGCGCTCAAGGGCCTGTCGGGCATGACCGTGCAATACCTGGCGCAGGGCCGCACCCTGCTGGAGGGCTACGCGCTGTTCTTCGTCGGCACCGCGCTGCTGGCGATACCGGTGCTGCTGCTGTGCGTGGCGCTCGCGGCGATGCAGGCGCGCAAGGCCACCACGTCCGGCTGA